From the genome of Bradyrhizobium elkanii USDA 76, one region includes:
- a CDS encoding acyltransferase family protein has protein sequence MLDLLRLAAVGAVILYHYGFWGTASHGVQQVALPYLAPIAQYGFLGVPVFFAISGFVIAYSAEGRTPIGFAIARFSRIYPTFVICMTLTFLATLLLGHAYFHVTWGQWLANLFIAAPMLGQPYMDDAYWSLVIEVVFYAWVALFLAWGIFPRRIDTIIVAWIAITFANELTFDIPLFEKLFMADDSGFFAVGLLIYEHYRGRRDNRLYSLLSLAMGTATFQAVHKLERLGVHTHGSFDPMVVTAICIVSLGIVFAATRIKSVTLPAGLVRAVGGITYPLYLLHLQLGYVILLLITPTPDALSTALVVTGMVLLAWFVWRFLEGPAHYLVRDRLTTLASRHGWPSRIRANEARIDRDDVASPIEARSIANR, from the coding sequence ATGCTGGACCTGCTGCGACTCGCCGCGGTCGGGGCCGTGATCCTGTATCACTACGGCTTCTGGGGCACCGCGTCGCACGGCGTTCAGCAAGTGGCGTTGCCGTACCTCGCCCCGATCGCGCAATACGGCTTCCTCGGCGTTCCCGTGTTCTTCGCGATCTCCGGCTTCGTCATTGCCTATTCCGCCGAAGGCCGCACGCCGATCGGCTTTGCAATCGCCCGCTTCAGCCGCATCTATCCGACCTTCGTCATCTGCATGACGCTGACCTTCCTCGCGACGCTGCTGTTGGGCCACGCGTACTTCCACGTGACGTGGGGGCAATGGCTGGCAAACCTGTTCATCGCAGCCCCGATGCTCGGTCAGCCCTACATGGACGACGCCTATTGGTCGCTGGTGATCGAGGTGGTGTTCTACGCCTGGGTCGCGCTATTCCTGGCCTGGGGCATCTTCCCGCGGCGGATCGACACGATCATCGTGGCATGGATCGCCATCACCTTCGCCAACGAGCTGACCTTCGACATTCCGCTGTTCGAGAAACTGTTCATGGCCGACGACAGCGGCTTCTTCGCCGTCGGCCTCCTGATCTATGAGCATTACCGCGGACGGCGCGACAACAGGCTGTACAGCCTGCTGTCGCTCGCGATGGGCACCGCGACGTTCCAGGCCGTGCACAAGCTGGAGCGGCTCGGCGTCCACACCCATGGCAGCTTCGATCCCATGGTGGTGACGGCGATCTGCATCGTCTCGCTCGGCATCGTGTTCGCCGCCACCCGCATCAAGTCGGTAACCCTGCCTGCAGGCCTCGTCAGGGCCGTCGGCGGCATCACCTATCCGCTCTATCTGCTGCATCTGCAGCTCGGTTACGTCATCCTGCTCCTGATCACACCAACGCCGGACGCGCTGTCGACCGCGCTGGTCGTGACGGGCATGGTGCTGCTGGCATGGTTCGTCTGGCGCTTCCTCGAAGGCCCCGCGCATTATCTCGTCAGGGACAGGCTGACGACGCTGGCCTCGCGGCACGGATGGCCGTCACGCATTCGCGCGAACGAAGCGCGGATCGATCGGGACGACGTTGCCTCGCCAATCGAGGCCAGGAGCATCGCCAACCGCTGA
- a CDS encoding ATP-binding protein: MPEKRPSADMEAALKHWLETVDLGQYSDLFVLHRIGLDILPDLTEQDLVELGLPLGDRKRLQRAVASLTRSAKGRAGGRSVAEGAAVNAERRQLTVMFCDMVGSTSLSEQFDPEDVRDIIASFREKCVSVVKRYEGFAARYLGDGILVYFGYPNAHEDDPERSVRAALEIVRTLSSARTSDARDVASRGPSVRIGIATGLVVVGDLVGQDTEEHDSAVGETPNLAARLQALAPPDGVVIASSTQSLLKGKFDYQDFGFHALKGISAKAQAWLVVRPCRAETRFAAAMGSRLTPLVNRTEEVALLLTRWQQAKAREGQVVLLTGEPGIGKSRIVQELRERIAGDQHGQVSFQCSPYYSSTAFHPFIEHLKFALGLDGENASALWLTKLEAGVAASNGERDTVVPILAALLSIPTGDRYADLDLSPQQLKDATIAALVNHLLAQARGQTLLIDFEDAHWIDPTSRAVLDLLVENVRNASILVVITCRPEFQPGWKDHAHTISANLKRLGRQVRTILVERVAGEKELPREVIEDIIVKTDGVPLFLEELTKAVLESDVLTEQHGRYVLSGPWHQFAIPATLNDSLMARLDRMGSFKKIAQIGATIGREFSYEILREVAEAPADQIEAALNHLEAAGLIVRFGFLPEALYSFKHVMIQNAAHESLLHRERRTLHAKIARVLAEKYPEKIEREPELLAYHLTESGQSEPAAGFWLKAGKQAAMKGATLEAIGHLRRGLGVLQASPGMQGRNESELELRIALGTALIAAKGYAVQEVEENYVRALELGRNLDNMAKVFAATRGLWVCHFIRGDLARAHELSAELLQFARREASNQSSSATQQTGYLIEAHRAIAMTMLYRGRFVAAEHHLHRFRNLYSPDLHGALTATHGIHPGIVSLSYLGYVSWFLGRPDAARRYSQQAISEAEDLRHPFTLSFALTFGAYVCQHLRDVEGTHDYTNRALALSSEHGFLHWKHQTTILRGWAMTELGNVDEGLNQMRMAIDGYEGMSARLASCWFRSLLAKAYASAGLPDAALRELDSALAIGRRTGEHFYEAEIYRLQGEMTLNYARSSSVESAERMFLASIELARRQSARSFELRSAVSLARLWRHSGKQARAAELLLPVVRTFTEGLSTPDVKEALELANELAMEMPGDHEWSGRV; the protein is encoded by the coding sequence ATGCCGGAGAAACGGCCAAGCGCCGATATGGAGGCTGCTCTCAAGCACTGGCTCGAAACCGTTGATCTCGGCCAGTACAGCGACCTCTTTGTCCTGCATCGCATCGGTTTGGACATCCTGCCCGATCTGACCGAGCAGGATCTGGTCGAACTTGGACTTCCGCTGGGAGATCGCAAGCGCTTGCAGCGCGCGGTTGCTTCCCTGACCCGCTCGGCAAAAGGTCGCGCCGGCGGCAGGAGTGTCGCAGAAGGCGCGGCGGTGAACGCCGAGCGGCGCCAGTTGACCGTGATGTTTTGTGACATGGTCGGTTCGACCTCGCTGTCCGAACAGTTCGATCCCGAAGACGTCCGCGACATCATCGCGAGCTTCAGGGAAAAGTGCGTCAGCGTGGTCAAGCGGTACGAAGGCTTCGCGGCCCGCTACCTCGGGGACGGCATTCTGGTCTATTTTGGCTATCCGAATGCCCATGAGGATGACCCCGAGCGGTCGGTGCGCGCGGCGCTCGAAATCGTACGGACCCTGTCGTCGGCGAGAACGAGTGACGCCCGCGACGTTGCAAGTCGTGGGCCCAGTGTGCGCATCGGGATTGCGACCGGCCTTGTTGTCGTCGGAGACCTGGTTGGACAGGACACCGAGGAGCACGATTCCGCTGTCGGCGAGACGCCAAATCTGGCTGCCCGTCTGCAGGCCTTGGCGCCTCCGGACGGCGTCGTCATTGCGTCTTCGACGCAATCCCTGCTCAAAGGAAAGTTCGACTACCAGGACTTCGGATTTCACGCGCTGAAGGGGATATCCGCGAAGGCCCAGGCCTGGCTCGTGGTTCGGCCCTGCCGCGCCGAGACGCGATTTGCCGCAGCCATGGGCTCCAGATTGACGCCGCTGGTCAACCGCACCGAAGAGGTGGCGCTGCTGCTCACGCGTTGGCAGCAAGCGAAAGCCCGTGAGGGGCAGGTCGTGCTGCTGACGGGCGAGCCGGGAATTGGAAAGTCCAGGATCGTTCAGGAATTGCGCGAGCGGATCGCAGGTGATCAGCACGGACAAGTTTCGTTCCAGTGCTCTCCCTATTACAGCAGCACCGCTTTTCACCCCTTCATCGAGCATCTCAAATTCGCACTCGGCCTTGACGGCGAGAACGCGTCTGCGCTTTGGCTGACAAAGCTTGAAGCTGGCGTCGCCGCCTCGAACGGCGAGAGGGACACAGTGGTGCCGATCCTTGCGGCGTTGCTTTCAATTCCGACCGGGGACCGCTACGCGGACCTGGATCTCTCGCCGCAACAGCTGAAGGATGCGACGATCGCCGCGCTCGTCAACCATCTGCTCGCGCAAGCGCGCGGGCAGACCCTCCTGATCGATTTTGAGGACGCACATTGGATCGATCCCACCTCGCGGGCCGTGCTTGATCTGCTGGTGGAGAACGTTCGCAACGCGTCGATCCTTGTCGTGATCACCTGTCGTCCGGAGTTTCAGCCGGGCTGGAAGGATCATGCGCACACCATCAGTGCGAACCTCAAGCGTCTCGGCCGACAGGTCCGCACGATATTGGTCGAACGTGTGGCTGGAGAAAAGGAGCTTCCCAGAGAGGTGATTGAGGACATCATTGTCAAAACCGATGGCGTGCCGCTCTTCCTTGAAGAGCTGACCAAGGCCGTTCTCGAATCCGACGTCTTGACTGAGCAACATGGACGTTACGTCTTGTCCGGTCCGTGGCATCAGTTCGCTATTCCCGCGACATTGAACGATTCCCTGATGGCCCGCCTTGACCGGATGGGATCGTTCAAGAAAATCGCGCAGATCGGCGCCACCATCGGTCGCGAGTTCTCTTATGAGATCCTTCGCGAGGTTGCCGAGGCGCCGGCGGACCAGATCGAAGCCGCCCTGAACCATCTGGAGGCAGCCGGATTGATCGTCCGCTTCGGCTTTCTGCCGGAGGCGCTGTACTCGTTCAAGCACGTGATGATCCAGAATGCGGCGCATGAAAGCTTGCTGCACAGGGAAAGAAGAACGCTGCACGCCAAGATCGCACGCGTGCTGGCCGAAAAATATCCGGAAAAGATCGAGCGCGAACCGGAGCTTCTCGCCTACCACCTGACCGAGTCTGGCCAAAGCGAGCCGGCTGCGGGTTTCTGGCTCAAGGCCGGAAAGCAGGCCGCAATGAAGGGTGCGACTCTGGAGGCGATCGGTCATTTGCGTCGTGGGCTCGGGGTTCTGCAAGCCTCACCCGGCATGCAGGGCCGAAACGAGTCCGAGCTTGAGCTTCGCATCGCCCTGGGCACCGCCCTGATCGCGGCAAAGGGATACGCCGTCCAGGAAGTCGAGGAGAACTATGTTCGCGCGCTCGAACTCGGCCGAAATCTTGACAACATGGCGAAGGTCTTTGCGGCGACGCGCGGACTTTGGGTGTGCCACTTCATCCGCGGCGATCTCGCGCGGGCGCATGAGCTGAGCGCGGAGCTCCTGCAGTTCGCAAGGCGCGAGGCATCGAACCAAAGTTCGTCCGCGACGCAACAGACGGGATATCTGATCGAGGCGCATCGGGCGATCGCGATGACCATGCTGTACCGCGGGCGGTTTGTCGCCGCCGAACATCACCTTCATCGCTTCAGGAACCTGTACAGCCCTGATCTACACGGCGCCCTGACGGCGACGCATGGCATCCATCCTGGCATCGTCTCGCTCTCGTATCTCGGGTACGTGTCGTGGTTTCTGGGCCGTCCCGACGCGGCGCGCCGATACAGCCAGCAGGCTATTTCGGAAGCGGAAGACCTTCGGCACCCCTTCACGCTGTCGTTTGCGCTGACATTCGGTGCTTACGTTTGCCAGCATCTCCGCGATGTCGAAGGGACCCACGACTACACCAACAGGGCACTGGCTCTCTCATCGGAACACGGCTTCCTGCATTGGAAGCATCAGACAACCATCCTGCGAGGATGGGCGATGACCGAGCTTGGGAATGTCGATGAGGGATTGAACCAGATGCGAATGGCTATCGACGGCTACGAGGGCATGAGCGCCCGGCTCGCCAGTTGTTGGTTCAGGAGTTTGCTCGCGAAGGCGTATGCAAGTGCCGGCTTGCCGGATGCTGCCTTGCGCGAACTCGACAGCGCATTGGCGATCGGGAGAAGAACGGGAGAGCATTTTTACGAAGCCGAGATCTATCGTCTGCAAGGTGAGATGACGCTCAATTACGCGAGATCATCGTCCGTTGAATCCGCCGAGCGAATGTTCCTCGCCTCGATCGAGCTGGCGCGCAGGCAAAGCGCGCGGTCGTTTGAATTACGGTCAGCTGTCAGCCTGGCGCGCCTATGGCGACATTCCGGCAAACAGGCGCGAGCAGCCGAGCTGCTGCTACCCGTCGTTCGAACGTTCACGGAAGGTCTGTCTACGCCTGACGTCAAGGAAGCGCTCGAGCTGGCGAATGAACTGGCAATGGAAATGCCCGGAGATCATGAATGGAGCGGGCGGGTCTGA
- the rnd gene encoding ribonuclease D encodes MDLISTTSDLAAACDRLAKHKVITVDTEFLRETTYYPLLCVVQMASAEEAVVVDALAPGIDLKPFFDLMSNEAVLKVFHAARQDIEIVWHLSGTIPHPIFDTQVAAMVLGYGDSIAYDQLVDRVTGHRPDKTHRFTDWSRRPLSDEQLHYAVSDVTHLREVFAALDADLKKRDRSDWVSEEMEVLTSPKTYDFHPERAWERLKTRVRKPRELAVLIEVAAWREQEAQSRDVPRSRVLKDDAVGDIATHAPTSLEKLGNLRSLPKGFERSKWGADIIAAVQRGLARDQATLPKLEKPRNNSNGAATVELLKVLLRMTSERHGVASKVIATVDDLEQIAASDQAEVGALHGWRRELFGEAALKLKHGQLALAIDKGRVVRVDRG; translated from the coding sequence ATGGATTTGATTAGCACGACCTCCGACCTCGCCGCCGCCTGCGACCGGCTCGCCAAACACAAGGTCATCACTGTCGACACCGAGTTCCTGCGGGAGACGACCTACTATCCGCTGCTCTGCGTCGTGCAGATGGCGAGCGCGGAAGAAGCCGTCGTGGTCGACGCGCTGGCACCCGGCATCGACCTCAAGCCGTTCTTCGACCTGATGTCGAACGAGGCCGTGCTCAAGGTATTCCACGCCGCGCGGCAGGACATCGAAATCGTCTGGCACCTCTCCGGCACGATCCCGCATCCGATCTTCGATACCCAGGTCGCCGCCATGGTGCTCGGCTATGGCGACAGCATCGCCTATGACCAGCTCGTCGACCGCGTCACCGGCCACCGCCCCGACAAGACCCACCGCTTCACCGACTGGTCGCGCCGGCCGCTGAGCGACGAGCAGCTGCATTACGCCGTCTCCGACGTCACCCATCTGCGCGAGGTGTTCGCGGCGCTCGACGCTGATCTGAAGAAGCGCGACCGCAGCGACTGGGTCAGCGAGGAGATGGAGGTCCTGACCTCGCCGAAGACCTACGACTTCCATCCCGAGCGCGCCTGGGAGCGGCTCAAGACCCGCGTGCGCAAGCCGCGCGAGCTCGCGGTGCTGATCGAGGTCGCGGCCTGGCGCGAGCAGGAGGCGCAGAGCCGCGACGTGCCGCGCTCGCGCGTGCTCAAGGACGATGCGGTCGGCGATATCGCCACCCACGCGCCGACCTCGCTGGAGAAGCTCGGCAATCTGCGTTCGCTGCCGAAGGGCTTCGAGCGCTCCAAATGGGGCGCCGACATCATTGCTGCCGTGCAGCGCGGCCTCGCCCGCGATCAGGCGACGCTGCCGAAGCTGGAAAAGCCGAGAAACAATTCCAACGGTGCGGCGACCGTCGAACTGTTGAAGGTGCTGCTGCGCATGACCTCGGAGCGCCACGGCGTCGCCAGCAAGGTGATCGCCACCGTCGACGATCTCGAGCAGATCGCGGCCAGCGATCAGGCCGAGGTCGGCGCCCTGCACGGCTGGCGCCGCGAACTGTTCGGCGAGGCCGCGCTCAAGCTCAAGCACGGCCAGCTCGCGCTCGCCATCGACAAGGGCCGCGTGGTGCGGGTGGACCGGGGCTAG
- a CDS encoding cold-shock protein, which produces MPKGTVKWFNPTKGYGFIKPAVGDKDVFVHISAVERAGLSTLNENQSVEYELVENRGKASAENLKVH; this is translated from the coding sequence ATGCCGAAGGGTACCGTCAAATGGTTCAACCCGACCAAAGGTTACGGGTTCATCAAGCCAGCCGTCGGCGACAAGGATGTGTTCGTCCACATCTCGGCGGTCGAGCGCGCGGGCCTCAGCACATTGAACGAGAACCAGTCCGTCGAGTACGAGCTGGTGGAGAACCGCGGCAAGGCGTCAGCCGAGAACCTCAAGGTTCACTGA
- the purN gene encoding phosphoribosylglycinamide formyltransferase, with protein MKRRVAILISGRGSNMAALIEAARAQDFPAEIVAVISNRADAAGLEKAAASGIATIVIESKPFGKDRAGFEAVLQRALDDRQVELICLGGFMRLFTAEFVRHWYGRMLNIHPSLLPCFPGLDPHGQALRAGVKLSGATVHFVIPETDAGPIVMQGAVTVADDDTAETLAARVITIEHRIYPEALRLLASGRLKLEGDLCKTLGSAPTGGTLIAPAP; from the coding sequence ATGAAGCGCCGCGTCGCCATCCTGATCTCCGGCCGCGGCTCCAACATGGCCGCGCTGATCGAGGCTGCGAGGGCTCAGGATTTCCCGGCCGAGATCGTGGCTGTGATTTCGAACCGCGCCGATGCTGCCGGGCTCGAAAAGGCGGCCGCGAGCGGCATTGCGACCATCGTCATCGAGAGCAAGCCGTTCGGCAAGGACCGCGCCGGCTTCGAGGCCGTGCTGCAGCGCGCGCTCGACGACAGGCAGGTCGAGCTGATCTGCCTCGGCGGCTTCATGCGGCTGTTCACCGCCGAGTTCGTACGGCACTGGTACGGGCGGATGCTCAACATCCATCCCTCCCTGCTGCCCTGTTTTCCCGGCCTCGATCCGCACGGTCAGGCGTTGCGCGCAGGGGTCAAGCTGTCCGGAGCGACGGTGCATTTCGTGATCCCGGAGACCGACGCCGGACCGATCGTGATGCAGGGCGCGGTCACGGTCGCTGACGACGACACGGCCGAGACGCTCGCCGCGCGCGTGATCACCATCGAGCATCGCATCTATCCGGAGGCGCTGCGGCTTCTGGCAAGCGGCCGGCTCAAGCTCGAAGGCGACCTCTGCAAGACGCTTGGGAGCGCGCCGACGGGCGGCACGCTGATCGCGCCGGCGCCTTAG
- the purM gene encoding phosphoribosylformylglycinamidine cyclo-ligase has product MTERKNGLTYADSGVDIDAGNRLVDLIKPMVRATARPGADAEIGGFGGLFDLKAAGFKDPVLVAATDGVGTKLKIAIETGIHGGIGIDLVAMSVNDLVVQGAEPLFFLDYFACGKLHPEATAQIVAGIAEGCRESGCALIGGETAEMPGLYKDGDYDLGGFAVGAAERGTLLPTADIAAGDAVIGLASSGVHSNGYSLVRKIVEQSGVAYDAPAPFAPVMTLGAALLTPTRLYVKSCLRAIRDTGAVKGLAHITGGGFTDNIPRVLPKHLGVGIDLARLPVLPVFKWLAEQGGIAELELLRTFNCGIGMIAIVRADAVDAVTEAFTAGGETVTLLGEVIEAKGAHEGEHRVVYNGHLDLSR; this is encoded by the coding sequence ATGACCGAGCGCAAAAACGGGCTCACTTACGCGGATTCGGGTGTCGATATCGACGCCGGCAATCGACTGGTCGATCTGATCAAGCCGATGGTGCGGGCCACCGCGCGGCCTGGCGCGGACGCCGAGATTGGCGGTTTCGGCGGGCTGTTCGACCTCAAGGCCGCCGGCTTCAAGGATCCGGTCCTGGTGGCCGCGACCGATGGCGTCGGCACCAAGCTGAAGATCGCGATCGAGACCGGCATTCACGGCGGCATCGGCATCGATCTGGTCGCGATGTCGGTCAACGACCTCGTCGTGCAGGGCGCGGAACCGCTGTTCTTCCTCGACTATTTCGCCTGCGGCAAGCTGCACCCGGAGGCCACCGCGCAGATCGTTGCCGGCATCGCCGAAGGTTGCCGCGAGTCCGGCTGCGCCCTGATCGGCGGCGAAACCGCGGAGATGCCCGGCCTCTACAAGGATGGCGACTACGACCTCGGCGGCTTTGCGGTCGGCGCGGCCGAGCGCGGCACGCTGCTGCCGACCGCGGATATCGCGGCGGGCGATGCCGTGATCGGGCTGGCTTCCTCCGGCGTGCACTCCAACGGCTATTCGCTGGTGCGCAAGATCGTCGAGCAGTCCGGCGTTGCCTATGACGCGCCGGCGCCGTTCGCGCCGGTCATGACGCTCGGCGCGGCGCTGCTGACGCCGACCAGGCTCTATGTGAAATCCTGCCTGCGCGCGATCCGCGACACCGGCGCCGTGAAGGGCCTCGCCCACATCACCGGCGGCGGGTTCACCGACAACATTCCGCGCGTGCTGCCGAAGCATCTCGGCGTCGGCATCGATCTGGCGCGGCTGCCGGTGCTGCCGGTGTTCAAATGGCTGGCCGAGCAGGGCGGCATCGCCGAGCTCGAGCTGCTGCGCACCTTCAACTGCGGCATCGGCATGATCGCGATCGTCAGGGCTGATGCGGTCGACGCCGTGACCGAGGCGTTCACCGCCGGCGGCGAGACCGTGACGCTGCTCGGCGAGGTGATCGAGGCCAAGGGGGCGCATGAGGGCGAGCATCGCGTGGTCTATAACGGTCATCTCGATCTCTCGCGATGA
- a CDS encoding CDP-alcohol phosphatidyltransferase family protein, which yields MSIPNIITLGRIILVPVIVWAIVSSQMEIAFAIFVIAGVSDAVDGFLAKRFNMTSELGALLDPLADKALLVSIYVALGIWGAVPRWIVILVVSRDIMIVSAVIVSWLFDKPVEMKPLMVSKLNTVAQVAFAALVLASLGFGFEPHPYDWILMGLVTIFTLGSVSLYLVEWVRHMSTIEAR from the coding sequence TTGAGCATTCCGAACATCATCACCCTCGGCCGCATCATCCTGGTGCCGGTGATCGTCTGGGCCATCGTGTCCAGCCAGATGGAGATTGCGTTCGCGATCTTCGTGATCGCCGGCGTCTCGGACGCGGTCGACGGTTTCCTCGCCAAGCGCTTCAACATGACGAGCGAGCTCGGCGCCCTGCTCGATCCGCTCGCCGACAAGGCGCTCCTGGTGTCGATCTATGTCGCGCTCGGAATCTGGGGCGCGGTGCCGCGCTGGATCGTGATTCTCGTGGTGTCGCGCGACATCATGATCGTCTCCGCCGTGATTGTGTCATGGTTGTTCGACAAGCCGGTCGAGATGAAGCCGCTGATGGTGTCGAAGCTGAACACGGTGGCGCAGGTCGCGTTCGCGGCGCTGGTGCTGGCCTCGCTCGGCTTCGGCTTCGAGCCGCATCCTTACGACTGGATCCTGATGGGCCTGGTCACGATCTTTACTTTGGGTTCGGTGTCCCTCTATCTCGTGGAATGGGTGCGGCACATGAGCACGATCGAAGCTCGGTAG
- a CDS encoding DnaA ATPase domain-containing protein, with translation MASSVQPRQLALALPHEEKLTRDDFLEGPANEAALALIDGWPDWPNRIMLLVGPDGSGKSHLAAIWAETAGARATAAHALTAEAVPTALATGALVVEDLRPADFDERAMFHLMNLARQDDAYVLITARVPPSAFEIELRDLRSRLRAVPTVTLLPPDDQLFRGLIVKFCADRQMSVDEPLVSYLSNRIERSYVAVRQAVELLDTEALRLGRPVTRALAAELLRDA, from the coding sequence GTGGCCAGTAGCGTTCAACCTCGTCAATTGGCCTTGGCCCTGCCGCACGAGGAGAAGCTGACCCGCGACGATTTCCTCGAGGGCCCTGCCAATGAGGCCGCGCTGGCGCTGATCGACGGCTGGCCGGACTGGCCGAACCGAATCATGCTGCTGGTCGGGCCTGACGGCTCCGGCAAAAGCCACCTCGCCGCGATCTGGGCCGAGACCGCCGGCGCGCGCGCGACCGCGGCGCATGCGCTGACCGCCGAGGCGGTGCCGACCGCGCTTGCGACCGGTGCGCTCGTCGTCGAAGACCTGAGGCCGGCGGATTTCGACGAGCGCGCCATGTTTCATCTGATGAATCTGGCGCGCCAGGACGATGCCTATGTGCTGATCACGGCGCGCGTTCCGCCGTCGGCGTTCGAGATCGAATTGCGCGACCTGCGGTCGCGGCTCCGCGCGGTGCCGACCGTGACGCTGCTGCCGCCGGACGACCAGCTGTTCCGCGGCCTGATCGTCAAGTTCTGCGCCGACCGCCAGATGAGCGTGGACGAACCGCTCGTCAGCTATCTGAGCAACCGGATCGAGCGTTCCTACGTTGCCGTCCGGCAGGCGGTCGAGCTGCTGGATACCGAGGCACTCCGGCTCGGCCGTCCCGTTACACGGGCGCTGGCGGCGGAGCTGTTGCGCGATGCCTGA